In Desulfolucanica intricata, the following are encoded in one genomic region:
- a CDS encoding glutamate-5-semialdehyde dehydrogenase codes for MKIKEVALNAKKASIKLAAAGAELKNKGLQEIAANLEKNKDKIIAANRLDLERSERENLAAPLLKRLKFDENKIRDVVDGINTLINLPDPVGQTIAATEMDEGLELYKVSCPIGVIGVIFESRPDALVQISTLCLKSGNSVLLKGGSEARETNKILAEVITEATGKAGLPSGWLQLLETRTDVNEMLKLDEYIDLIIPRGSNAFVKYIMDNSRIAVLGHADGICHCYVHKDANPDMAVKVAVDAKIQYVAACNATETLLVDEQIAAGFLPQIKEAFDSKNVEIVGCEKTRKIIDVSPAPEEDWSKEYLDYKISVKVVSNIDEAIEHINTYGSGHTDSIITENKDAVKKFMSLVDSGSVFWNCSTRFSDGFRYGLGAEVGISTSKIHARGPVGLEGLLIYKYMLVGSGQIVDDYTNRVKTFTHKKLDKDFSL; via the coding sequence TTGAAGATAAAAGAAGTTGCGCTCAACGCGAAAAAAGCTTCCATTAAGCTTGCTGCAGCGGGAGCGGAGTTAAAAAACAAAGGTTTGCAGGAGATAGCGGCAAACCTGGAAAAGAATAAGGATAAAATAATTGCTGCCAATAGACTGGACCTGGAAAGAAGTGAAAGGGAAAACCTGGCCGCTCCACTCCTAAAGCGGCTGAAGTTTGATGAAAATAAAATCCGTGACGTGGTTGACGGGATAAACACCCTGATTAACCTGCCGGATCCCGTAGGCCAAACAATCGCTGCCACTGAGATGGACGAGGGCTTGGAGCTTTATAAAGTGAGCTGCCCTATCGGTGTAATTGGTGTAATCTTTGAATCACGGCCCGATGCACTGGTACAAATATCTACTCTGTGTCTAAAAAGCGGCAACAGTGTACTCTTAAAAGGCGGCAGCGAGGCTAGAGAAACAAATAAAATCCTGGCGGAGGTTATTACGGAAGCAACCGGAAAGGCGGGCCTCCCCTCCGGATGGCTGCAGCTTCTGGAAACACGGACTGATGTTAATGAAATGCTGAAATTGGACGAGTATATTGACCTCATTATTCCCCGGGGCTCCAATGCTTTCGTAAAATATATAATGGACAACTCCAGAATCGCGGTATTAGGACACGCAGACGGAATATGTCATTGTTATGTTCACAAAGATGCAAACCCGGATATGGCCGTTAAGGTGGCCGTTGATGCCAAGATTCAATATGTGGCGGCCTGCAATGCCACAGAAACGCTGCTCGTTGATGAACAAATAGCAGCAGGTTTTCTACCTCAGATCAAAGAAGCCTTTGACTCAAAAAACGTAGAAATCGTTGGTTGTGAAAAAACCCGGAAAATCATAGACGTCAGCCCTGCCCCGGAGGAAGACTGGAGTAAAGAATACCTGGACTACAAAATCTCAGTTAAAGTGGTAAGCAATATTGACGAAGCCATTGAGCATATTAATACCTATGGCTCGGGCCACACTGACTCTATTATTACGGAGAATAAAGATGCCGTAAAAAAATTCATGAGCCTGGTTGATTCCGGGAGCGTATTCTGGAACTGCTCCACACGCTTTAGTGACGGTTTCCGCTACGGTCTCGGGGCAGAAGTCGGTATCAGCACCAGTAAAATTCATGCCAGAGGGCCGGTTGGCTTAGAGGGACTCTTAATATACAAATACATGCTGGTAGGAAGCGGGCAAATTGTTGATGACTACACCAACCGCGTAAAAACTTTTACGCATAAGAAATTGGACAAAGATTTTAGCTTGTAA
- a CDS encoding MFS transporter yields MSENVKPIAILFFTLFLVMIGFGIVIPIFPFLILELGGGPTALGFFMASFSVMQFIFAPFWGKLSDRIGRRPVLLIGLCGYGLTFILFGFVSELWMMFAIRILSGIISSATLPTAMAYIADTTGGEERSKGMGILGAAMGLGMIVGPALGGWLGHNSFSLPFFVAGGLAVLTLPFAILFLPESLKEKGKNMPGGKARITLEVVKNPLFILFLLGFITNFTMSLFQGTFALFAADKVGFGPRELGIVFAVLGIVSVILQGGLVGRLVKRYGDVKLIKAGMLIASVGMLLIIPAPGIILLYITIAIFNIGVTLLGPSSSSLVTKNSSGGQGAALGIMQSFNSLGRIFGPMVGGALYDIHMSVPYFLGAVSMLLMAILAGNKIARFDVKEVKDDHRVQ; encoded by the coding sequence ATGAGCGAAAATGTAAAGCCCATAGCGATCTTGTTTTTCACCTTGTTTCTGGTAATGATCGGGTTTGGAATTGTGATCCCAATTTTTCCTTTCTTAATTCTTGAATTGGGTGGCGGGCCAACTGCCCTGGGTTTTTTTATGGCTTCCTTTTCCGTGATGCAGTTTATTTTTGCTCCTTTTTGGGGCAAGTTATCCGACCGTATTGGTAGAAGGCCTGTGTTATTAATAGGTTTATGCGGTTATGGATTAACCTTTATTCTGTTTGGCTTTGTGTCTGAGCTGTGGATGATGTTTGCCATAAGAATATTATCTGGAATTATCTCTTCGGCCACTTTACCCACAGCCATGGCATATATTGCTGACACGACCGGTGGTGAAGAAAGGTCTAAGGGGATGGGCATCCTGGGGGCGGCCATGGGGCTGGGGATGATTGTAGGACCTGCTTTGGGAGGCTGGCTGGGTCATAACAGTTTTTCATTACCCTTTTTTGTGGCCGGTGGGCTGGCTGTGCTAACACTGCCCTTTGCTATTTTGTTCCTGCCTGAGTCCCTTAAGGAAAAGGGTAAAAATATGCCCGGCGGCAAGGCAAGAATTACCCTGGAAGTGGTAAAAAACCCTCTCTTTATTTTGTTCTTACTCGGTTTTATTACCAATTTTACAATGTCCCTGTTTCAGGGTACCTTTGCCTTATTCGCCGCGGATAAAGTTGGTTTTGGGCCAAGGGAGTTGGGAATAGTATTTGCTGTCTTAGGTATTGTTAGCGTTATTCTCCAGGGGGGTCTGGTCGGCAGGCTCGTAAAGAGGTACGGTGATGTAAAATTAATTAAAGCAGGCATGCTGATAGCCTCGGTGGGTATGCTGCTGATTATACCGGCTCCCGGTATAATTTTGCTGTACATAACCATTGCTATATTCAATATAGGTGTTACTTTACTGGGTCCCAGTTCTTCCAGTCTGGTAACGAAAAATTCCTCAGGCGGGCAGGGTGCTGCTTTAGGAATAATGCAGTCGTTTAATAGTTTAGGACGAATTTTCGGGCCAATGGTAGGTGGGGCATTATATGATATACATATGAGTGTTCCATATTTTTTAGGAGCAGTGAGCATGTTGCTCATGGCTATATTGGCAGGAAATAAAATCGCGAGGTTTGATGTTAAGGAAGTAAAAGATGACCATCGGGTTCAATGA
- a CDS encoding PadR family transcriptional regulator: MKKSYHDLIDVSKLSGGLLLRGLLPFYVLSLLAKKKMYGKQIIDHITNMTRGSWKPSPGSIYPMLQKMVKLGLVTQHLENTGGQSTRVYELTGLGREALKDMRKEIKPRLEKTIQLLSYHLQELEKD; the protein is encoded by the coding sequence ATGAAAAAATCATATCATGATCTTATTGACGTTTCCAAGTTAAGTGGAGGATTACTTCTACGGGGATTGTTGCCTTTTTATGTACTTAGTTTATTAGCTAAAAAGAAAATGTATGGCAAGCAAATAATTGATCACATAACAAACATGACGAGAGGCAGCTGGAAGCCTTCACCGGGTTCAATCTATCCTATGCTGCAAAAGATGGTGAAACTGGGTCTTGTAACTCAACACCTTGAAAATACCGGGGGGCAGTCGACACGGGTTTACGAGTTGACCGGTTTGGGAAGGGAGGCACTTAAGGATATGCGTAAAGAAATCAAGCCCCGGTTGGAAAAAACAATTCAGCTGTTAAGTTATCACTTACAAGAGCTGGAAAAAGATTAA
- a CDS encoding ATP-dependent helicase, translated as MLKLRPGQTEVAAYRGGYLAVPAVPGAGKTTVLAYLGGELIAGGCTGRGKLLIVTYMNSSVANFKARLAKELEERGLPPGRGFEVKTLHSLALTILKENPERLLISDELRILEPSEQGSILRELTRTWIADNRKTWESAVNFKKLKTKEQVQAKLEKWEISTFDFIKNMISYFKCLGLSAEELQGHLPALPEESFLRWAVEIYNLYRDHLVYLGVQDFDDLIYNAYTLLKTDRGVRERLQKRWTYIFEDEAQDSNPLQEQILFLLAGKKGNLVRVGDSNQSIMGTFTVADPALFRSFCRRPGVKRQPLLYSSRSSRDIIDLANHLVNWVNTKHPVPECREALENQKILPVPKNDPYPNPQPKHYTIGSLKGKTNRDELGKIARQARRYVLENPDKTTAILVPDKYVLQELAEQLILLEAPFREIAGSPGERRRTARALGTIIDYLARPHRGDKLVQALAATLIPELTGEDFVHLREYLEKSNLEDLLYPSPEKTATPGVPEEIINSLLWPTCLDAFKRVKVWLAASRIPPESLVLFLAADLKLEAEELAIAQRIALQIKDMLKSNPSWRLADLARELQEKENIFDQFTNMVYDRKGYTPEPGVINLVTYHKAKGLEWDTVFLTSLISDKFPSRLDDYFRDNLGFLKHNLANPGALAKAELKALMERDKKISPLAESKKETISERLRLLYVGITRARENLLFSYSEEAYRPGFPRPFKKKRAEPLTELINHMKRRKYEYR; from the coding sequence ATGCTTAAGCTCAGACCCGGACAGACTGAAGTGGCCGCCTACAGAGGAGGCTATCTGGCTGTTCCCGCTGTTCCGGGGGCAGGAAAAACCACCGTCCTGGCTTACCTGGGCGGTGAGCTGATAGCCGGGGGCTGCACCGGCAGAGGTAAACTTTTGATTGTCACCTATATGAATTCCTCAGTGGCTAATTTTAAAGCCCGCCTGGCCAAAGAATTGGAGGAGCGGGGACTGCCCCCCGGAAGGGGCTTTGAGGTTAAAACCCTGCACTCTTTGGCCCTGACCATATTAAAAGAAAACCCGGAGCGCCTCTTGATTTCCGACGAACTGCGCATTTTAGAACCTTCTGAACAGGGCAGTATTCTGCGGGAGCTAACCCGCACTTGGATAGCGGATAATCGCAAAACCTGGGAAAGTGCTGTTAATTTTAAAAAGCTTAAAACTAAAGAACAAGTGCAGGCAAAATTGGAGAAATGGGAAATCAGCACCTTTGATTTTATAAAAAATATGATTTCTTATTTTAAGTGCCTGGGGCTTAGCGCAGAGGAACTTCAGGGACACCTCCCGGCCCTGCCGGAGGAATCCTTCCTGCGCTGGGCTGTTGAAATATATAATCTTTACCGGGATCACCTGGTTTATTTAGGAGTACAGGATTTTGACGACTTGATTTATAATGCCTATACCCTGCTGAAAACCGACCGGGGAGTCCGGGAGCGTTTACAGAAACGCTGGACCTATATTTTCGAAGACGAAGCCCAGGACTCCAACCCTCTGCAGGAGCAGATTCTTTTCCTGCTGGCCGGGAAAAAGGGCAACCTGGTCCGGGTGGGAGACTCCAACCAGTCCATTATGGGAACCTTTACCGTGGCCGACCCGGCCCTGTTCCGGAGCTTCTGCCGCCGCCCGGGAGTAAAAAGACAGCCCCTGCTTTACTCCAGCCGCAGTTCCCGGGATATTATCGACCTGGCCAACCACCTGGTGAACTGGGTTAATACCAAACATCCCGTACCGGAATGCCGGGAGGCACTGGAAAATCAGAAAATCTTACCGGTTCCAAAGAATGATCCTTACCCCAACCCTCAGCCGAAACACTACACCATAGGTTCCTTAAAGGGAAAAACCAACCGGGATGAATTGGGAAAGATTGCCCGCCAGGCCCGGCGCTATGTCCTGGAGAACCCGGACAAAACCACCGCCATACTGGTACCGGATAAATATGTGCTGCAAGAACTGGCAGAGCAGCTTATCCTGCTGGAGGCTCCTTTCCGGGAAATAGCCGGCAGTCCGGGGGAGCGCCGCCGCACCGCCCGGGCCCTGGGAACAATTATTGATTACCTGGCCCGGCCCCACCGGGGGGATAAGCTGGTGCAGGCCCTGGCCGCCACTCTAATACCTGAGCTGACCGGAGAAGATTTTGTCCACCTTAGGGAGTACCTGGAAAAATCTAATTTAGAGGATCTGCTGTACCCGTCACCGGAAAAGACAGCCACCCCCGGGGTACCGGAAGAAATCATCAATTCCCTGCTCTGGCCCACCTGTCTTGATGCCTTTAAGCGGGTAAAAGTCTGGCTGGCAGCCTCTCGAATTCCCCCGGAGTCACTGGTGTTATTTTTAGCTGCCGATCTGAAATTAGAAGCTGAAGAGCTGGCCATAGCCCAAAGAATTGCTCTGCAGATTAAGGACATGCTCAAAAGCAACCCTTCCTGGCGCCTGGCTGACCTGGCCCGGGAACTGCAGGAAAAAGAAAATATTTTTGACCAATTCACCAACATGGTCTATGATCGCAAGGGTTATACCCCCGAGCCGGGAGTAATTAACCTGGTTACCTACCATAAAGCTAAGGGATTGGAGTGGGATACAGTTTTCCTTACTTCACTGATTTCTGATAAATTTCCGTCACGGCTTGATGATTACTTCCGTGATAACCTGGGGTTCTTAAAACATAACCTGGCCAACCCCGGCGCCCTGGCTAAGGCAGAATTAAAGGCCCTTATGGAAAGAGATAAAAAAATCTCTCCGCTGGCCGAGTCTAAGAAGGAGACCATCAGTGAAAGGTTAAGACTGCTGTATGTAGGCATCACCAGGGCTCGGGAAAACCTTTTGTTCAGTTATTCAGAGGAAGCCTACCGGCCCGGTTTTCCGAGACCTTTTAAGAAAAAACGGGCTGAACCACTGACTGAGTTAATAAACCATATGAAGAGGCGAAAATATGAATACCGGTAA
- a CDS encoding GH3 auxin-responsive promoter family protein has product MAVLQKILGFTLNAAAGSYRRKFEKDTLHAGSVNEAVLKEILKLNVDSEYGRKYQFSSIISPADYKEKVPLTTYEDYRPYIERMANGEKNILTSLPVIYFGLSSGTTGKSKLIPVTALSRKIINSHMMLLTQGMLLQAVPGAQNGGRGLLLMNSVRAGMTAGGIPTGAATSGGMNSMKFILPYLWTSPPEILQLTDQRTALYLHLLFALQEKDLAYINAPYPSPILQLFHLLEEEWESLVGDLAGGSISKHLNLEPEVRSNLEKRLRADAGRAEQLEGEVRKGFTGIACRLWPKMLYLCCVAGGSFSIYMDKLRRYTGQIPVYSAVYGATEAMLGICTRTNDVTYAVTPRTAYHEFIPVEEAETPNPTVLNLDQLEKGKSYEVVLTNHAGFYRYRLGDVIKVVDYYNSCPVVEFLYRKGQLLNLTGEKTREAAVLEALKNAAKQWGSDLTDYTTAVDIDGALGRYVFFVEVRDPGKISDITACQVILEKALEEANPRYRAGIEAGRIGSVLLQVVQPGSFLRLQRELVLRGASENQVKVPRLLGDESLKDFLSQLTIKVGIK; this is encoded by the coding sequence ATGGCTGTGCTCCAAAAAATACTTGGTTTTACCCTGAATGCTGCTGCCGGTTCTTATAGAAGAAAATTTGAAAAGGACACCTTGCATGCAGGCTCGGTTAACGAAGCAGTATTAAAAGAAATACTAAAATTAAATGTAGACTCGGAGTATGGACGTAAATATCAATTTTCTTCCATAATATCACCCGCAGATTATAAAGAAAAAGTTCCCTTAACTACTTATGAGGATTACCGGCCTTATATTGAAAGAATGGCTAATGGAGAAAAAAATATCCTTACTTCTTTACCCGTTATATATTTTGGACTAAGTTCCGGGACTACGGGTAAAAGTAAATTAATACCGGTTACTGCTTTGAGCAGGAAAATAATTAACAGTCACATGATGCTGCTGACTCAGGGCATGCTGCTGCAGGCGGTGCCGGGTGCACAAAACGGTGGTAGAGGACTGTTACTTATGAACAGTGTAAGGGCCGGGATGACCGCGGGTGGTATTCCCACCGGTGCGGCAACATCAGGTGGAATGAACTCTATGAAGTTTATTTTACCTTACCTGTGGACATCACCGCCGGAAATATTGCAGCTAACTGACCAGCGAACTGCCCTTTATTTGCATCTGCTTTTTGCCCTGCAGGAAAAAGATTTAGCTTATATTAATGCACCTTACCCATCACCAATATTACAGTTATTCCACCTGTTGGAAGAAGAGTGGGAGAGCCTTGTGGGTGACTTGGCGGGAGGTAGTATAAGTAAGCATTTGAACTTGGAGCCTGAAGTTAGAAGTAATCTTGAGAAGCGGCTCAGAGCTGATGCCGGGCGGGCCGAGCAGTTGGAAGGGGAAGTTAGAAAGGGCTTTACGGGTATTGCCTGCCGCCTGTGGCCGAAAATGCTTTATCTTTGCTGTGTGGCCGGGGGGAGTTTTAGTATCTACATGGATAAACTTCGCCGGTATACCGGTCAAATACCGGTCTATTCCGCAGTGTACGGTGCTACTGAGGCTATGCTCGGTATATGTACCCGTACTAATGATGTTACTTATGCAGTTACACCCAGAACCGCTTACCACGAATTTATTCCGGTGGAAGAAGCAGAAACGCCAAATCCTACTGTGCTTAACCTGGATCAACTGGAAAAGGGTAAGAGTTATGAGGTCGTGCTAACAAATCATGCCGGCTTTTACCGTTACCGGCTGGGGGATGTAATCAAGGTGGTGGATTACTACAACAGCTGCCCGGTGGTGGAATTTTTGTATAGAAAAGGCCAATTGTTAAACTTGACCGGGGAAAAAACCCGGGAGGCAGCTGTCCTGGAGGCATTAAAAAATGCTGCTAAACAATGGGGCAGTGACTTAACGGACTATACTACCGCTGTTGATATAGATGGGGCTTTGGGAAGGTATGTGTTTTTCGTCGAGGTCCGGGATCCTGGAAAAATATCAGACATTACAGCCTGTCAAGTAATATTGGAAAAAGCGCTTGAAGAGGCTAATCCCCGGTACAGGGCCGGTATTGAAGCCGGGCGAATAGGAAGTGTGCTGTTACAAGTTGTTCAGCCGGGTAGTTTTTTGCGGTTACAGCGGGAATTAGTTTTAAGAGGTGCCTCGGAGAACCAGGTTAAAGTCCCCAGGCTGTTGGGTGATGAAAGTCTGAAGGATTTTTTATCTCAATTAACTATAAAAGTAGGTATTAAGTAA
- a CDS encoding DUF6789 family protein, translating to MKDRFTAGALAGIAGAVIQDLYSFIIESQGIANRSFSDFGRIMVMLKPYGGTLASIVGFISHITVGILFGILFAYIILKTSDKYYLTKGFIYGLALWFLLLGFGTMWRLPMWTNVPPPTSLAILIGSIIYGLVTAYTLKLLERRTKLL from the coding sequence ATGAAAGACAGGTTTACGGCGGGTGCTTTGGCCGGTATAGCAGGTGCTGTAATTCAAGATCTATACTCCTTTATCATAGAATCCCAGGGAATTGCAAACCGGTCATTCTCAGATTTTGGAAGAATTATGGTTATGCTAAAACCTTACGGCGGGACACTTGCTTCAATAGTCGGCTTTATTTCCCATATAACTGTAGGTATTTTGTTTGGAATTTTATTTGCGTACATTATTTTGAAAACCTCTGACAAGTATTACTTAACAAAAGGTTTTATTTACGGGTTAGCCTTGTGGTTTCTCCTTTTAGGGTTTGGAACGATGTGGAGATTACCAATGTGGACAAATGTTCCCCCACCTACATCCCTTGCAATTTTGATCGGATCAATAATCTATGGTTTAGTTACTGCCTATACCTTAAAACTTTTGGAGCGGAGGACGAAACTTCTCTAA
- a CDS encoding LolA family protein — MDNPERRLSDYIDALNEEKEPEKHRGVADTPEMEKLLATARLVRTLREPVLPGSDYPQRLAKAVAGRIQKNNPNSSRKATGCSRRRWFLPSAVALIASVLLFVLTSQTGLFKTDVVYAMEKAVAQLSNYYGVLEVRQTNAAGEEWKNSRVELWSEGNKYALRQSDGTLTVNNGERKWQVRPQSKELALLPAVPDPTRNDFDLRDEAKRAKQYPHTVVGSEMIAGRQTTKLKISPPGGLAYYLWIDTETSLPIQLQTAMQNALQTTFTFVSFKPNTELDPEIFTYQLPEGYKVVKNDPGQLVAAVEDAAAISGLTPLLPKEAPARIIAYETRIVLDYGDTTIVETAARGAFEPVSNSALGTAAGGPLEVLSEQLRWRQDGIEILVEGERRVELAGQITADLTLPDAGKNPGNKARIKVPVDMEIVKADQQQVDRGSSPWQLDPLQVALTFVNLKVTPEGIQGEPKIPMSSFSLASNNGVEAVVKVAGGPIKQVYLKRPVRQDETGIWSVVGYDPR, encoded by the coding sequence ATGGATAATCCCGAACGCAGACTTTCTGATTATATTGATGCCCTGAATGAAGAAAAGGAACCTGAAAAACACCGGGGAGTTGCTGATACTCCGGAAATGGAAAAACTATTGGCAACGGCCAGGTTGGTTCGTACTTTAAGAGAACCGGTACTGCCCGGTTCCGATTACCCCCAAAGGCTGGCTAAAGCAGTAGCCGGCAGAATACAAAAAAACAATCCGAACAGCTCCCGAAAGGCTACCGGGTGTTCTCGCCGCCGGTGGTTTTTACCCTCCGCTGTCGCATTGATAGCCAGTGTGCTGTTATTTGTATTGACAAGCCAGACGGGCCTATTTAAGACTGATGTGGTTTACGCAATGGAGAAAGCAGTTGCTCAATTGTCCAATTACTATGGTGTTCTTGAGGTTCGACAAACAAACGCAGCCGGGGAGGAATGGAAGAACAGCCGCGTGGAGCTTTGGTCAGAAGGCAATAAGTATGCCTTGCGGCAGAGCGACGGTACCCTGACCGTTAACAACGGTGAGCGGAAGTGGCAGGTCCGTCCTCAGAGCAAAGAGTTGGCCCTGCTGCCGGCGGTGCCGGATCCAACCCGGAATGATTTTGATCTTCGCGATGAGGCTAAACGAGCCAAACAATACCCGCACACTGTTGTAGGATCAGAGATGATAGCCGGCCGCCAGACAACAAAACTTAAAATATCACCACCGGGAGGGCTGGCATACTATTTATGGATCGATACAGAAACCAGTTTGCCCATTCAACTACAAACAGCAATGCAAAATGCGCTGCAGACGACATTCACTTTTGTAAGCTTTAAGCCGAATACCGAGCTCGATCCCGAAATATTTACCTACCAACTGCCTGAAGGATATAAAGTGGTAAAAAATGATCCGGGACAATTGGTGGCTGCGGTAGAGGACGCGGCTGCAATCAGCGGGTTAACACCGCTGCTCCCGAAAGAAGCACCGGCCCGCATTATCGCTTACGAAACCCGTATTGTATTGGATTATGGTGATACCACAATTGTTGAAACCGCGGCCAGGGGGGCATTCGAGCCGGTCTCCAATTCCGCGCTTGGCACAGCTGCCGGCGGCCCGCTGGAAGTATTGTCGGAACAGCTGCGGTGGCGGCAGGACGGAATTGAAATTCTTGTTGAGGGGGAACGGCGGGTGGAATTAGCCGGTCAGATTACTGCCGATCTCACCCTCCCGGATGCCGGGAAAAACCCGGGGAACAAAGCCCGGATTAAAGTTCCGGTGGATATGGAGATTGTTAAGGCTGACCAGCAGCAGGTAGACAGGGGAAGCAGTCCCTGGCAGCTTGATCCCCTGCAGGTGGCGCTGACCTTTGTCAATTTAAAAGTAACGCCTGAAGGAATTCAGGGTGAGCCGAAGATACCAATGTCATCCTTCAGTTTGGCATCAAATAACGGCGTTGAGGCAGTGGTGAAAGTAGCCGGCGGACCGATTAAACAGGTCTACTTGAAGCGGCCGGTGCGTCAGGACGAGACAGGCATCTGGTCGGTTGTCGGGTATGATCCCCGTTAG
- a CDS encoding PD-(D/E)XK nuclease family protein encodes MNTGKLKQLYFSQYALNTYHTCPLKFRRRYVDGLYWPRSWTTPAEKAGVEKGRQFHLLAQRYFNGIDSTVPRKIEFAKDLEYWLSELKRFVPPDKGNKYYPEYLLRLNRNGIKLQAKYDLITTAQDNRIIIYDWKTDTKPFQKNRLLHSMQTLVYLYLVIEAGSGIITEQQVIPEQVTMVYWNPMFSANYLEINYSTQKHKDNEQQLAALVTNILNTPYEGFRSAPAEAHCRKCEYSPICHGVRGEEAGENEEDEALSDNGFIIDIE; translated from the coding sequence ATGAATACCGGTAAACTAAAACAACTTTACTTCAGCCAGTATGCATTAAACACTTACCACACCTGCCCGCTCAAATTTCGCCGTCGCTATGTTGACGGGCTGTACTGGCCCCGCAGCTGGACCACACCGGCGGAAAAAGCCGGGGTGGAAAAAGGCCGGCAGTTTCACCTGCTGGCCCAGCGGTATTTTAACGGGATTGACAGCACAGTCCCCCGAAAAATCGAGTTTGCCAAAGACCTGGAGTACTGGTTAAGTGAATTAAAACGTTTTGTCCCGCCGGACAAAGGAAATAAATATTATCCGGAGTACCTGCTGCGGCTGAATCGTAACGGTATAAAACTGCAGGCCAAGTATGACTTAATCACGACTGCACAGGATAACCGGATAATTATTTACGATTGGAAAACCGATACCAAACCCTTTCAGAAAAACCGGCTCCTGCACAGTATGCAGACGCTGGTTTACCTCTACCTGGTTATTGAGGCCGGCTCCGGTATTATTACAGAGCAACAGGTAATACCGGAACAGGTAACCATGGTTTACTGGAATCCCATGTTTTCTGCCAATTACTTGGAAATAAATTATTCGACCCAAAAACATAAAGACAATGAACAACAACTGGCTGCATTAGTAACTAATATTTTAAACACTCCTTATGAAGGGTTTAGATCAGCCCCGGCGGAAGCTCACTGCCGTAAATGTGAGTACTCCCCCATTTGTCACGGGGTGCGGGGTGAGGAAGCAGGAGAAAATGAAGAAGACGAAGCCCTTTCCGACAACGGCTTCATCATTGACATTGAATAA